The sequence TTAGGGtcagctgttgtgtgtgtgtgtgtgttgtggtgtgtgtggtgtgtgtgtgtgtgtgtgtgtgtgtgtgtatgtgtgtatgtgtgtgtgtgtctgtggggggTTGGGGTAAAGAAAATCTGTGTGTGGGAAGGGACTATAAAGATATATTTTTGTTCCTGTAGGAGTGCATGTGGttggagttgtgtgtgtgtgtgtgtgtgtgtgtgtgtgtgtgtgtgtgtgtgtgtgtctgtatattaCAAGTCTTTGAATTGTAATTCTCTATATTTTTCTCGCTGCTGTATTTCTGCACAACCACTGTAACACTCACCCTGAGTTCAAACTCAACAGAAGTCTAAACTCTTTCAAAACTTCTTCCATTGATTCATAACAGCTGCCATTTTGgaaatacaacattttaacacggcagcagcagcagcctctgGGAGAGATGGAGGCAAACTGACAAAAAGATAGAAGggcagaagaaaaacaagtgtagggggaaagagaggaaataaagTTTGAATCACCTGCGGAGAACAGTTGATGGAGATGTGAGAATAATTCCTTCACACACCTCCATCTGAAGTCCCATTGTGTTTGTAAGcaggcacagacacagactAACAAAATAActgccacacaaaaaaatagatCCAGTGCTCTGAAATAAACTCAAACTCACTTATTCATGTGTAGGAATGCAAACTCAAACTGAAATAAACTGCCAAGTTATTGGCAAACTGACTGTGTATAGTATATTTATTATACCATGatgaaaattagtttttaattaGCTCAGTCTTATAGAACAGAGCATTACTGATAAAATTGGCAGATACAAATCACAGatacaaataaatgaattgcAGCACGTAAATGTTTCATAGGCTCtggctctttttctctgtcttttaaaaagaaaagttaggACACCGACAGCAAAGCCTAAATTTACTTTTAATGTTATCCAACAAAGATAAACTTTCTCGCCTCGTCCTAAAATGGTCATAAATCGATATGAGAGTACTTCCTTGTTTTATGAATGAAGGGTTAGGAGACTTGAAGCAGCCGTGCTATGTGTGTTTGACCAATCAGCAACAGCCATCCCGAAGGTTCCTGTGCTTTCAGAATGTACTACCCTCCGACCAGGGGCTTATTAGACCCTGGTCCCCAACGAGTTCCTCAGAAAATTCCTTGTTCCGGAAGAAAGTTCCTGCAGTTGAAAAGCGGCTTATGTTGCTTACCATATGGGAACATCTAACCCTGAAGTCCCTATTACCTTTTACCTCTGAGTACAAAACATTTAAGAATTAACCAGCAAAATGCTTGTGTTTAAAATCTTTGGCTGGTGACTGCAATGTGAAATGGATAATCCACCCTGAGGTCTGTGTTAAAGGATTAGGATCTTTACCTTCACATGATGTTTGTAATCCTTTGCAATCCACACCTCCGTGTGGATTGTCCctcatttaatcattaaatcaaTACACAAATAAGATAAGGTATCTTTTTGCCTGTCCATCCCCTGTGTCTAAATCATTGTCCGATAACGAGGGGATCAGGTGTCCTCTCACTACTGTGCTTTTATATCTGCAGCGATCGTAAGAGAAACCTAATCAGACCTTTTTAATTAAAGAGGCCAGAGTGTTGGtggggaagaagaggaggtgAAAGGAGGAGAAGATGGCAGCAGATGAGGTTGGATGAAGGGGAGAAGCCGAGTCTGTCTGCTGAAAGCCACTTAAATCCCTTTCTTATTAACTCCCTGTGACACACGATCTAcctccatccacacacacacacacacacacacacacacacacacggctacgAACCAGCTCCTCTTACCACACGAAACAGCCCCCTGCATCTCTGCTGCATGGCTGCCTCCCACTACTCTGAATGAGAATCAGGATGAATCAGTCTCTGTGCTTCATTTCATTAATTCCTCATTCAAGACAGGTATTAAGGTGACATTTTCCTATGCAAATGGGACCGAACCTCGAGCCAAAGAGGCCGGTGTAACGAGATGTAATTGACCAGCTTGGAAAATGTGGCATTTCTGAGGATAGTAATGAAAAGTCCTTCCTGTTCCCCTTCATGCAAGTGGTTTTAAGGAATGTACGATAAGGAAAAAGCTTgtattacaacttttttttcatagtttcagACAGCATATGTATATGTTGTAACAACTTTGTACTCACCAAAAATTATAACTTGGTGGACTTTCAATAGTTGATTAAGTCAGATTATCTGAGATGCTTATTAAATTGAGAGTATAAGCCTTCTAAATTTCCGTAATGTTCCTGTATTGCACAGGAAAGGTATAGAACATTTTCTGCATGGTATTTGACATGTGTATTTGTCACTGTACAATGCATACATTACATATTTAGATGTTGAAACTCCTCAAAATAACAAATTGTGAATTTTTACAGGCCATGTTTATTATTATGCCACAAACAGCCAATGTCCTACAGCtttaattacacacacagacttggGCCATCTCGAGTGAatttctcttttgtttaaacCCAATTATGAAAAACTCAGATTTACTTCAGTCTGAACACACCTTTATAAAATCCAAACGGCTGCTCTATCCCCTGCTAAATACAATAAAGCTGCTGAggtgaaatgttttttggagAGTAGGTCCTGGCGGAGACTTTAATCTCCTGCTGTCCGTGTCAGCTGATTAATAATAAGAGAGAATGAAGTGACGAGGTCACTCATATGAAAACACTCAACggtgaaaaagaaataaaaacacactgtgGCAGACCcactttaaaatgtcatgtttaaTGCGATGGATTATCCAGCTCAAGCAATGTTCAAGTCACTGTTGGTTGTTGTTCATGCTTTATAAGATATAACGGCgagggagaaaaacacaaatatctCCAACTACTCAGGCTGCGTTTGGACAAACAACTTAAAGTGGACAgggaacatgtttttaaaaaggagatttttatttattaaagagTACAAAGGAGCCTTTTTCAAGGGCTGTGAGTTGTTTTTTGCTGAGGCTCGCTAGAACTCTCTAAAAGATGAAGTGTACTTGAGACAGAAAACAatttctaaatataaaaaataaacattggtAGAAGATGTAAGCCCTGCACTTAGAGCCAAACTGTACCTTTCAAGGGCTTGCTGGGTGAACTACCACACATCACTAAAATTGGTTTGAAATAGGATGGACAATTGGCTGCATTGCCTCCTGGAGCCATCTGAATTTCCTGTTTCTTGTGCCAATGTCTTGTCACTGGCGTTTCCAGTGTCCTAGGTAATGATTAGAAAGTAAATTAATGATTTAAGAATACTTAAAGGATTAATCaattgttatttttcaaatgattgACTAATGCTTTAAGCTACAAGCAAAAATACCCCCAAAAAACTGTAGTTGCCCTTCTAATGTATTTGCATGCCTCAGTCTTTCATCAATGGGGATGATATCAACTGACTTTTgttgacaaaagaaaatataagcTGCAATTGTGTTCAGATTATTGGGCCATCACTAGGGCAGAGGACATGCTGTGTTGACATCATCAAAAGATTAACTTgccaaaaaacaaccaaactgtGTCTGCAACAAGCTGTGCAATTAGTGTGAGAGCATTAATTCCTGTTTAGTAGAGCAGGcttagtgtttttgtgtgggccggcacatgtgtgtgtgcgtgtgcgtgtgtgtgtgcgtgtgcgtgtgtgtgtgtNNNNNNNNNNgtgtgtgtgtgtgtgtgtgtgtgtgtgtgtgtgtgtgtgtctttacgCACGTTCCTGCTGAGCCTAACCACCAAAGAATTGCATTACCAGCTGTTTGAGCATTTtggaattgaaaataaatgcgTTTTCACATTTCTCTGTTGATCTTCTACATCTCGAAAAAAGgtcagctgtcagtttttccctcAATGCTTAATTAGGCTGCTATTTGTGAGAAAATATCCTGATTTTACTTAGGAACCTGCTAGGGTTCACATTTCTCCACCAGAATTGTGTAATTtgcacataaaataatgttccCTCTTATGCCTATGGGCTCTGTTTTTTGTACAGCAGGAGGACTCTATGTTAGTTTTTTTAGACAGTTAGTttagcattaaaataaaaaaaatgaggtATTGGCCAACTATTTAGATAGTTGATAAATAATTCAAgcaaaatatgtcaaatatttgctggttccagcttctcaaacgtgatgatttgttgtttttctataCTATTTTCTGTTATAGGATtttgaatttaactttttttaattattatatgtACACCCTGAAAAATACACTGTTCTGTTTGGTTTTAAGTAGGTTGCATCTatctaaattttaaaaaacctgTATGTTTGGCCAGATTTAACACTTGTTTTACCCTTATGTCAAATTCCCTGTCTGTGCAACAAACCCCTTCATGATCCCAGTCACTTGAGTGGACACCGCCCTGGTCAGTGGTTTCTCCCAGGGGCCACCCATGTCTAAAATTGATGCAGTCATGCTTCTTCACCTtgatttggataaaagcatccacCAAATGCCGTATGCAGTAACTTTGAGTAACGTGAGCTGGCTTTCGCGACTGTTggcatgtgtgtatatgctaACAGGACAGTGTAATCAAGGAGAGAGACGTCGGCCATTGTTATGCAAGTGAGATGCCGTCGAGAGAGGCTTGGACTCCTTCCCAGGTTCTATTGCTGTCGTGGCATTTTGGCGGGTCAAGTGACATGGGGAGTTTCTGCCACAGAGCACTCTCACTGTGAAGGGCTGTTAGTTTTTCACATATGCATGTCCCTCATAACTGACAGGACCTAATGTACGGAGCCAGCTGTATACGGTTTGAGCCCAGAGAATTTAAAAGGGCGTTACAGTGAGTGTCACTATTACAGCTGTGGAAGGTAATGAAGGTTTTGTTCACTCATTATTACAGATTGACAAAAGCCAAGCCTCAATACCCTCTGTCGACATTATTTGTTCAGTAAATACTCCTCATAGTGTTTGTCTGTTCCTCTTgttcgctctctctcttcccctttcttcCTGTCCTTTCACTCCTCATTTCCACTTCctttcatcttttctctcactaAACCCTCCTCTCGTTTTCTCCCATTTTCCCCGTCGTTCTCCTTTCGCCTCCATCCTCATTTTCGCTTTCTCAATACACCTCCACCTGCCCTTGTTCTCACGCTGCCCTACTCTACCTTTACTTATGTTCTCTATTCGCCTCACTCTCGCTCTTCTCCTCCTCTACATCCGGCAGTCCCAGTGAAGCAGAGAGAGATGTCGCAGAAGAAGATATTCCTGATCTTCGTCGCCATCAGTACTGTCAGTCTTCTGCTGCACCATGGGGGCCACTTGAGCTGGTGAGTGATTGAAACACGCCCACACGTATGCAAACACTTACATTACATACACTCTATCTCTCAATAAGTTCATATGGTGCTGATTACTACAAATTTAtgcctgtctttttcttttttcagtcaAATAAATAGCAAGACTGGCTTATTATCACATTGAAATATGTAGACTTTGAGCTGCCACAATGGTCTAGGGACCAATTATAAAAGCAGAGGGATCGTAGATCTTCGACAGCCCTGTATTCAGTTCTCGTACCCTTTTTAACTTAACGTTTTGCTCATAAAACCTTCTTCCACATTCCTGTCTTTACTGTCTTCTTTATTGCTCTGTCATTCGTTTCTCTACTTTTCAAACATTGTTTCGACACCTTTTAAATAACTGAGCTTCTATTTCATTCTGTGGTGAATACTCTCTGCTGTAATACTGCAAAGCATTCAGTATGTGTGTGCCCAAATACATATGTGTGATTGGAATCTTCTGTGGTTTTATATCAAGCTCTTTTGCGATGGTAAAATTGTATCACAAATAATCATCCTAATTTGCCTACACTGATGCATCTAGTTTcattgtttatcttttttttttgcaaataagaTGAAAAAAAGTATGTTAGGTCCCAGTGTGAGTTTTCATATTGTAACAACCTTAGACACAACACTGGTGAACTCAAATGCGTGACCCATGAAACAATGGaaagtttaacaaaaatgtttacTTGGCAAAgttcaaacaaagaaaagcgCTCACTTAAAGGATAAAACAATTTCACAAAAACTATAAACTAAAACCTGGTCACATGAGGATGCCAGGGCTGAATTTTTGTCTCGGTCCACCCCTGACTAGAGATGAGTGACTTGACTTAACAGACTTGACgagacataacacaaacattttaaagatcacattccctttttattattatgtaataGAGCTGGGACATATGGCTGGAATCACAATGATGATGAGAATAATTTTTCCAATAACAATACATACACTTTCAAAATTAAGAATGAAATTAAATCACATGTTAAAAACATGTTGATGTAGTGCATTTGACAAAACTTCTATCATCACGCTATAATTCCAAAGAAAGtcaaaatgtaatattaatttatcaccCAGCCATGGTATGTAGTTCATACACGTCTAACAGCTTGCACTCTTTGTTTCACTCTGTGTCTTATCCTAcgtcttctctcttttctctgtctcctctcattTCAATTCCCCACATGTTCACcaatttctacttctacttctacttgacTGCTGTACCTTTGTCCTGTCCAACATCTCAGTCTGTCTGCAATTATGTCTTTAATTTTACCTAATTATTTGGAGtagctgttttttctttctgggGCTAATGGAGCTTCAGATACGTTTTttacactttctttttctttctccaggACCATAGAGGCCTTTCACCTCGGTTGCCCTGCCCTTCGTTCCCACCCTGCCCCAGGCCTCAAACCTAAGCACACCAATGTGGCCTTCCTCAAGACTCACAAAACAGCCAGCACCACCATGCAGAACCTGCTCTTCCGTTTCGCAGAGCGCAACAACCTCACGGTGGCGTTGCCCGTGCAGGCCTGCAGCCACCAGTTCTGCTACCCACGCTCCTTCACCTCTCACTTTGTCCACCCGCACACACTACCGCCAAACATCATCACCAGCCACATGCGCTTTAACAAGGCCGAGCTGCTGCGCCTGATGCCCAATGACACAATGTATATCACGATCCTGAGAGAGCCGGGGTCAATGTTTGAATCCTTGTTCAGTTACTACAACCAGTACTGTCAGAGTTTTAAGAGGGTCCCCAATGGCTCCTTGGAGGCTTTTTTACAGGAGCCCTGGCGCTACTACCGACCTGATGAAAAGGACTCCATGTATGCACGCAacaccttgacctttgacctgggCGGAGACAAGGATCGCCCAGCAACAGATGTGGTGTATGCACGGGCCTTTCTGGCTGAGGTGGAGCGAGTTTTCTCCCTAGTGATGATTGCTGAGTACTTTGATGAGTCGCTggttctcctccgccatctccTCTCTTGGGACCTAGAGGACATTCTGTACGTTAAACTCAACATGCGGACACCGAGCTCAAAGCGAAGCCTGACGCCAGGGCTCCCTTCGGAGATCCGAGCTTGGAATTCCTTAGACGCACGTCTCTACGACCACTTTAATGCCTCCCTGTGGCGCCAGCTGTCAGCTCTGGGTCCAGCCTGTGTGGCGCGAGAGGTGCGACTCCTTCAGCAAGCCCAGGAGAGGTTAATGAGGAGCTGCTTTGGTGGACGGATGCCACTTCTCCGATCAGCCGCGCAAATCAAAAACAAGGATCTCCGCCCGTGGCAGCCTAGTGGAAAGGTTGACATTGTGGGCTACGACCTGCCGGTAAATCTCAGCCGTGGGTTCTCGAGCCAGGCCCAGGAGCTCTGCCTCAAGCTCATCATGCCAGAGGTCCAGTACACACGGGTGCTCCTACGTTCCCAATCACTGCGCTACCGCCGTGGCTATCAGCTGCGGCCTCTACAGCAGTCACATCCCCTCCAGCAGCCCATACGCGCAGTCCTGCCTCGGCATTCTCAAGTGCACCGCAGCCAACCGCCACCTGTAGCCCCGGGCCCTGTAGCCCCAGGCCCTGCAGCCCCAGGCGCTGATGCCCCAGGCCCTGCATCAGGGACGGGATCCACCTCCACTTCGAAGCCTGCTGCAGGAACTCAAGGTCGGACCACAAAGTTAGGGCCTAAATCCTCACAAACCCAGGCCTCACAGACTAAAAAGTAGAGACTGGAATATAAAAGAATGCATTTTCCTACCCATTTTGACCCTTGAGACAATGGTGCTTGGTTGGTGGGGGTGTTGGAAACAAGGGCGTCTTTGGGGAAAAGTCTGGAGCGTTCTTGAATCAATGTCTCTCCCGTCCCTTCCAGATTTGGGGATAAAAAAATAAGgggaaaaggagggaaagggggTAAGACATATCTGGACTTGAACTTGAATCTCTCCCCTCCCCGCAGCAGAGTCGTATCTGTTATGTGCGATGGGGACTCAATAGGAAAGTGGGGATATCGGGCCTATTGTGAGGCACAGAGTAAGCATTGTGTGTATCACACTGGTATAGTGTCATGTTACTTGCTTTCATTGTCTGtagctctcgctctctctcccaaACATATGCCACTTAAACTCCTTGAGAGAGACATAATGACATAAAGGGATCAGCTGTCAGGCATCCAAAGAGCCTCCTAAGAGGCCAGACAGACATTGAGATCACCTCAAAGCATTATTACAACAGCACAATCAAgactcttctcctcttcttcttctcttacaAACTCTAGAGCCTAAAGCAATGGAGGAAGGGGGGTTAAAAAgacacagatagacagataaagagagagagaccataTACGGAGGGTAAGCCTAAAGACTCAATGCTCAGTTTGGCCACCCATTATCGCAATGACTCACACAgagactgaacacacacacaccaagcctGTGTCTCTTCAGCTTTCAACCTCTCTGGCCTCCTCCCTGCatccttctctccatcctccatccCCTCATCCCTGCTGCTACCCTCTAGTTAGGCTCTCAATCCAGAGAGACCACTGACATCTTGGTTTCTTCAATTCTGGGTTACCTCTGATTGCAGTCCCCCTCATACCACCAGCTGACATCACATCTCGCATTGTAGAGAGTTTCTAGGTTTCCGGATgtggggttttgtttttaatcttggCCAATGTTGCAATAAGATCTCCAGGCCTACGTTCTATACGAATTGATTTAATAGCCTACCAGCAGCCTCACTCTGCACACACttgcacaaacaaaaatgtaaaacttgaCAAGACAACAACTTGAGGCCTGTGGGTCGCAGTGTTTGAATATTTAATCGTCTTCTCTCACGGCACTCCTATGGCCCATGTTCTTGGGTTACCCGGCCGTACATTTTCATTAAGGGTAAGGACCAGGCAAAAGCTGCTCATTCTGAACTTGAAAACGCAGAAGGACAAAGCCAGAGACGTAGGATGTTTAAAGCCTGGTAAGACTGCTAGGCTGGCTGGTTTGGCTGGGATCCTAAAATGTCATCATTTTTCTCAGCGGTGATCCATTTTTAATCCATTCTGCTCATATTTAATGTGTCATTTATGTTCTTTTATTCCTCCAGTGATCAGCAGGACACTTATTAGTAACTGGGGGGCGGAGGAAAGATGTCTGAGTGTATTCTTGTGAGTGTGCGAGAGTGTGTGCGAGCTAAGAAGTGGTTAACTCTACTacatgttgtagtttttttttcccaaggcCAGTCAAGTTGGCATGGCAACAAAAGGAAATATTGTCTGTGAgatttataaaaacaatgtattatttattatcagGATTTAAAGAGTCCCACTACTGTATTTGTAGATGTCATTTTTCATGAATCACTGGATAAAAACCTTCATATGTTCAGCATACCACTCCAAGCAACTGAGGTGGAACAAGGCATGTGGCaatgatataataaaatatcATTCTATACCTGTTTTACATAATGCCAAACTACAAAGACCACTTCTGAAAACCGCACAGTGAAACAAGTGTAGTCACTGTAAAATGAATCTATGGCAGTGCTTAAGTGCTCAACCACACAAAGCTTTTGTGGTTGGAGTCTGTCGCGCTGTACAATACAAtaaggaaaaacacacaaaccgcTGCTGCTCTGACAGGAAGAAAAAGTggagcaggtggaaaacagACTGAAGTTTTATGAAGTGGCTGTGAATACTTTAATTTAAAGTGTGCTTATCTGAACTTACCAGGGAAACCTCAGCTTTGAAAGCACGAGATGCACAgcagtttatatttatttacagcttTTGATGTGTTCAGATATGCTTAAGTTTTCTTCTGGTACTTACACTGCAAAAATTCTCTTTAAAGGATAAggctgaagtttttttttttttacatttttccttctgtcaacaaatcccacaaaaagaccaaaaccaacaatgcatAAGTCCGTCTGCCAATTTCCTTGAGCCTTTTTTAATTGCTTGAAGCATGTTTGTTCCTGCTGTaaacctttgaaaaaaacaactactgtatattttacAAATGTGTGGTTTAATGTCTTTAAAAAGGCTCAGTAATTCTCTGAAACAGCTGGTCACTGTagttttttgctgctgttactcaaacagaagaaatagtgcatttgttatagggactattttcagctgtggaTGAATACACATGTAATGCAATATTGACTATTTCCAGCAGGAAGATGGTGTacgttagcctggtcctacaagagtcactctccattgacaagggTTAACTTCCAtaaaggcgggtactctgttgaagtttaaaactctTGGATCTGCTCAATCTGCCCGGCTTTAATTTCTGAATATTCGGCCACAGCAGACTGAATGGCTTCACTCGCATCTTCCTCCGCCGTCACGGTACTACAGCTCTCGCACACAGCCTCAACGTCATAGTACTCAGCCACTCTAActgtttgctgattggaccGGTTAAAATTTGGCCGGAGAAAACCCAAGattataccgcaaacccagacagtgtactgaagggaaatgaaaattgagtggAAGTAcataggagggcggagccaggctacgTGTATGGAAGATTAACTCAGAATAAACCACAACGCCCCGATTTGTCATAATGATGAAACATTTCACCCAATGcacattgatgtgtttttaatagtttttttggaccaagtcattgtttgttttgtattttgataCGTTTGTTGACATTAGAAgaaatatagaatatcaccagCCTTGGTTTGCTGATGATGCTGCAACTATAAAACTATATTTTAATTAGTTTAAATTTAGCTgctacatgtaaaaaaaaagaaagcattttGGCTTTTAATGAATCTCCTGAATTGCCTCATTGAGCATTTATGTGAaatcaacatgtttttcttttcgtatgattgtttttttcatgtatttgaTAAGCATAAGAATTGACACAAAACTTGATTTTTAAGCTAAAGGTGGGGTTCAGGTGTTGCGAGTAAATTCCTGTGgtaaaatgaactgtttgccagtcatttttaaataaataaagacaaataagCTAAAAGGCACGATCAAAATGTGTATTTGACAAGACATTTCCTCCCACATCTGTGTCTGACCAGGAGCCAGCTGAAGAATTTGTTTCTTGAAACTTTTCATTTATGATCCATTTCACTGTGTCTGTGAGTCTCTCTAAGTGCTGTTTTGATTGTACAAGTCGTTCGCCCGGCTGTTTTGCTTCTTGTGGGAGACTTTCAGTAATGGTTGTGCTGTAGTGTCTAAAGTGTCTGCTATTCTTTGAAAATGGCGGAGAGGCTCTACAAAACAGAATGCTAAAATCTCATCTTCTTCACATTAGCtgctctttctttgtttcttagAGTGACATTGCAAAgatgttttatctattttatttttttcactaaaaaaatgaaacttcTTTATTGTGGTGTCAGCTGAGCCTTTATGTTGCAGGGAAGTAAAAGAGAAACAGTTCATTGACATTGGGTGACAGTGGCATACTTGATTATTCTCTAAATGTATTTTCCTCCATTGCCTCTTTGATCTGCTCATCATTTATTTCCATCCTCTGTTTATGAACTTATCTGTGAACTGGGAAGAATGACAGTTTTCTTTCCTCCCATTTTGGTGATGAAGTGAAAAGGTTTAGGTGGGTGACGGGGCTCTGGACTAATGGCTAATGACAATCAGAGCTAGGGGCCCCAAAGCTTTGTAACGATGGACGGGGAACGTGGCGAATAAAGTTTGAATGATTTCAATTCATCAATGAGTGGACGTTTTTGTCTCTGCTATGTCTTTCTTCAATGCAGATTTATGCAGATCTGCACTGACTTGAATTATTTGTAATATTAAagcaatgcacacacacacacacacacacacacact comes from Etheostoma spectabile isolate EspeVRDwgs_2016 chromosome 19, UIUC_Espe_1.0, whole genome shotgun sequence and encodes:
- the gal3st3 gene encoding galactose-3-O-sulfotransferase 3, with product MSQKKIFLIFVAISTVSLLLHHGGHLSWTIEAFHLGCPALRSHPAPGLKPKHTNVAFLKTHKTASTTMQNLLFRFAERNNLTVALPVQACSHQFCYPRSFTSHFVHPHTLPPNIITSHMRFNKAELLRLMPNDTMYITILREPGSMFESLFSYYNQYCQSFKRVPNGSLEAFLQEPWRYYRPDEKDSMYARNTLTFDLGGDKDRPATDVVYARAFLAEVERVFSLVMIAEYFDESLVLLRHLLSWDLEDILYVKLNMRTPSSKRSLTPGLPSEIRAWNSLDARLYDHFNASLWRQLSALGPACVAREVRLLQQAQERLMRSCFGGRMPLLRSAAQIKNKDLRPWQPSGKVDIVGYDLPVNLSRGFSSQAQELCLKLIMPEVQYTRVLLRSQSLRYRRGYQLRPLQQSHPLQQPIRAVLPRHSQVHRSQPPPVAPGPASGTGSTSTSKPAAGTQGRTTKLGPKSSQTQASQTKK